The genomic window GCGCCGAAGGTCAGCAAGACCGTCGACAGCCAGACTTCTTTTTCGAAGGGCGCGTTGCCCGCCTTCGCCACACGCCGCGCCAGCTCCGGTTCCAACTCCCAGAACACGCTCCGCGCGGCCTGCAGGTGAATTCCCCCGGCGGTCTGCGCGGTCAGCGGTGACAGGCGGGCGTCCATGATCGGGGCTAGCTCTCTCCCCGGATGAGCTGCATGATGCGCTCAAAATCTTCTTGGTCGCCGAACTCGACCACGATCTTGCCCTTGCGCTTGCCCATGGTCACCGACACCTTCGTGTCCCACACGTCGGCCAACTGCTCGGCCGCCTCATTAAGGGCGGCGGGCTGCTCGACGGGTGCGCGGGCCGGGGTCTCATCCGGCAGCTGCCCGTCGCGGTTGGCCAGGGTGACGACCTCTTCCGTGGCGCGGACGCTGAGCCCTTCGGCGATGACGCGGTCCGCCAGCTCCGCCTGTGCGTGCGCACCCGCCTTCAGGCCCAGGATGGCCCGGGCATGGCCGGCGGAGAGCACTCCGGCGGCGACGCGGCGCTGCACGCTGACCGGCAGCTGGAGCAGACGCAGCATGTTGGTGATCACTGGACGGGAGCGGCCGAGCCGGTCCGCCAGCTCCGTCTGCGTGACGTTGAACTCCTCCAGCAGCTGCTCGTACGCGGCCGCCTCTTCCAGCGGGTTGAGCTGCACCCGGTGGATGTTCTCCAGCAGGGCGTCGCGCAGCATGTCGCTGTCGTCGGTGTCGCGCACGATCGCCGGGATGGTACGCAGCCCGGCCTTAGCTGCGGCGCGCCAACGACGCTCGCCCATGATGATCTCGTAACCGTCGTCGTCCGCGTCGCGGCGGACCACAATCGGCTGCAGCAGACCGAACTCGCGGACCGAATGCACTAACTCGGCGAGTTCCTCGTGATCGAAGACCTGCCGGGGGTTCTTCTCGTTCGGCCGGATCTCCCCGACGCCGATCTCCCGGTAGGTGGCGCCGAAGTCGTTGCCGGACTGCCCCTCGTCTTGCGCCTGCTCGTGGGCGCGGGGGTCTGACTGGGCGGAAGCGGCGACGTCCCCTGCTTCGGATTCCTCCGTGGCCTCCGGCGGCCTCTGCTGGACGACCCGGCGCATGGTGGCGGGCGTCTCGCGGGAAGCGCGGCCGCCGCCGAAGACGGGCGCGCCCGGCACCTGCGCGTTGCGGGCGCCCTTGGTGCCGCCGATGATCACGTCCGCCGCGCCGTCGCCCAGCGACGGGTTGGACTTGTCGTTCGTCTCTTCGACGGGCGCGGAGGGAATCAGCGCGGCCAATCCCCGGCCGAGCCCCCCTCTACGATTCTCCTTGGCCATAGCTACTCCTCGTCACTCATGACACTTGAGTGTACCGGCTTGATCGGGCCGTCGAGCTGACGCGCGATCTCCGGGCTGACGCCGATCGGTCCGGTCGACGCGTGCGGTTGGTAGTCGCCGCGGGTGGCGAACTCCTTCGCCGCCGACAGGTACGCCATTGCCCCGCTGGACGTCGGCGAATAGTCGATGACGGTCTGCCCGTACCCGGGCGCCTCAGAGACCTTCACCGAACGCGGGATGATGTTGCGCAGCACCACGTCGCCGAACTGCTTGCGCACCTCCGTGCTGACGTCTTCGGCGAGCCTGGTGCGCCCGTCGTACATGGTCAGCAGCACGGCGGAGATGTGCAGGCTGGTGTTCAGGTGCTCCCGGATCATCGAGATGTTGTTGAGCAGCTGCCCCACGCCCTCCAGGGCGTAGTACTCGCTCTGAATCGGGATCATCACTTCGTCGACCGCGGTCATCGCGTTGATCGTCAGCAGGCCCAGCGAGGGCGGGCAGTCGATGAGGATGTAGTCGTAGCCTTCCGCCGCGACGTAGCCCTTGCGCAGGGCGTCCGCCAGGCGGTATTCCCGACGGACCAGGCTGACCAGCTCGATCTCTGCGCCGGCGAGGTCGATCGTCGCCGGGATGCAGTGCAGGTCGGGATTGGTCGGGGTGATCTGGATGGCTTCGGCCGCGTTGGCCTCCCCGATGAGCATCTCGTACGAACTGATGACGCCCGCGTGATGGTCCACGCCCAGCGCCGTGGAGGCGTTGCCCTGCGGGTCGAGGTCGACGACCAGCACTTTTTGGCCGTACGTGGCCAACGCCGCCGCCATGTTGACAGTGGACGTCGTTTTGCCGACGCCGCCCTTCTGGTTCGCGACCGTGATCAGGCGTGGGCCGTCCGGCTTCGGCAGCACCAGACGGTTCAGCTTCCGCACCTCGGCGGCACGACGTTCGTCCGCTGCCAGGGAGTCGTCATCCCACTGCGCGTCTTCCATGGAGACTTTCTCCGCCTTCCCGGTTCACGATCTGTACTTCACAAAGACTGCCTCTGGCAGTCATCCTTCCATCTTAGTAGGCGCGAGCACTATCCCGAACCGGAGCACGCCCTTCGTCCGTCACTTCACCCGCGGGATGCGGATCAAAGTGGTCGGTTCCTCGAGGTGGTCGGCCCCGACGGTGAAGATCTCGCCGTCGCCGCCGCCGGCTTTCCTGATCTGGGCGCGGTCCCGTTCCAGCTCTTCCCCGACGGAGGAGCCCTTCATCGCGATCATCGCGCCACCGACCTTGGCCAGCGGCAGCGACCAGCCGGTCAGCTTGCCCAGCGGGGCCACCGCCCGCGAGGTCACCACGTCCACCTGGCCCAGCTCGCGCACGTGCGGTTCCTCGGCACGGCCGCGCACGACGGTGACGTTGTCCAGCCCCAGCTGCTCCTTGACCTCACCCAGATACACCGAGCGCTTGAGCAGCGGCTCAATGAGACGGATCTGCAGGTCGGGGCGGGCAATCGCGAGCGGGATGCCCGGCAGGCCGGCGCCCGAGCCGATGTCAGCGATGGTGAGCCCCTCGTCGAAGGCCTCTCCGATCACGGCGCAGTTGAGGATGTGGCGGGTCCACAGCCGGGGCACCTCGCGGGGGCCGATGAAGCCGCGCTCCGATCCGTCGGTGGCCAGGGAACGGTGGTAGGCGATCGCCAGATCCAGTCGGTCGCCGAAGACGTCGGCGGCCACGGCGGGCGGGGTGGGCAGGGCGTCGTCGGACCGGGTGATCTTCTCGCTGTCGGCTGACACTGCAGAATGCTCCTTTGGCTCAGGTGCCCCGTGGATGAGGCGCTGGGATGTCTAGGCCTCCACGATAGCGGGGGCGCGCGCCTTGCGACGAACCGGGTTATCCGAGCGTACCCACCCAAAAACCCCGGCCTTCGACAGAGGTGTCGAAGACCGGGGCGGGGCGGGCGTCGAGGGGCGGTTAACCCTTCTTTTTCTTCTTCTTGCCGCTCTGGGCGCGGGCGTTCT from Corynebacterium maris DSM 45190 includes these protein-coding regions:
- a CDS encoding ParB/RepB/Spo0J family partition protein, with the translated sequence MAKENRRGGLGRGLAALIPSAPVEETNDKSNPSLGDGAADVIIGGTKGARNAQVPGAPVFGGGRASRETPATMRRVVQQRPPEATEESEAGDVAASAQSDPRAHEQAQDEGQSGNDFGATYREIGVGEIRPNEKNPRQVFDHEELAELVHSVREFGLLQPIVVRRDADDDGYEIIMGERRWRAAAKAGLRTIPAIVRDTDDSDMLRDALLENIHRVQLNPLEEAAAYEQLLEEFNVTQTELADRLGRSRPVITNMLRLLQLPVSVQRRVAAGVLSAGHARAILGLKAGAHAQAELADRVIAEGLSVRATEEVVTLANRDGQLPDETPARAPVEQPAALNEAAEQLADVWDTKVSVTMGKRKGKIVVEFGDQEDFERIMQLIRGES
- a CDS encoding ParA family protein, which produces MEDAQWDDDSLAADERRAAEVRKLNRLVLPKPDGPRLITVANQKGGVGKTTSTVNMAAALATYGQKVLVVDLDPQGNASTALGVDHHAGVISSYEMLIGEANAAEAIQITPTNPDLHCIPATIDLAGAEIELVSLVRREYRLADALRKGYVAAEGYDYILIDCPPSLGLLTINAMTAVDEVMIPIQSEYYALEGVGQLLNNISMIREHLNTSLHISAVLLTMYDGRTRLAEDVSTEVRKQFGDVVLRNIIPRSVKVSEAPGYGQTVIDYSPTSSGAMAYLSAAKEFATRGDYQPHASTGPIGVSPEIARQLDGPIKPVHSSVMSDEE
- the rsmG gene encoding 16S rRNA (guanine(527)-N(7))-methyltransferase RsmG, translating into MPTPPAVAADVFGDRLDLAIAYHRSLATDGSERGFIGPREVPRLWTRHILNCAVIGEAFDEGLTIADIGSGAGLPGIPLAIARPDLQIRLIEPLLKRSVYLGEVKEQLGLDNVTVVRGRAEEPHVRELGQVDVVTSRAVAPLGKLTGWSLPLAKVGGAMIAMKGSSVGEELERDRAQIRKAGGGDGEIFTVGADHLEEPTTLIRIPRVK